The Brachionichthys hirsutus isolate HB-005 chromosome 17, CSIRO-AGI_Bhir_v1, whole genome shotgun sequence genome segment AATTTACGAAAAGCCACATGCATATTTGTATTAAAACACTTGATTAGAAAATAGAGTAGAAAAATAGAACCTCTAAAGAGAGAACCTCATGATAATCTGAATATTCTGACGCcgaacaaacaaaatgtatatttcatgtctgttttttgttaAAGTTATCATTACAATTTTGGTAAACACTGGTTAACTTACAGTGGAGCTCCATCAGCCAGATAAGTGAATGAAGCAAAGGCCAACAAGGCCCCCAGCACCATCAGACCCATCCTTCTACTCGATACTGATCTGCTGTCTTTGTAGGCAGTCCCCCCTGCAGTACCTTCCATTTATCCAAAATCCTCCCTCATTCCAAAGTatttgtgtgcacatgcatcAACACAAAGACAAGCACGTGATTTCCCAGCAGCAGTTGAGAAACTCCGTTATCTCTGTTCTGAGTTCAAGGATAAACagggaaaataaatcaatgagggttttaaatatttgactAACCTATTGCAGcactagtaaaaaaaaaaaaaaaaaaggtcttctGCATTTTTTTAAGGAAAGTTGACATTTTGTACCGGTAATTGTCATTCTGAGAACGTTGAGTAATTTTATTTGCACATGATGAAAATATGGGCACAGAGCTCCTGTGTCATGAAAGCTGTGTGGAAAGTTATTCAGTAGCAGGGAATTTTCTGCCTACTGCCAATCACATGAGTACACAAGTCCCATGTAGTTCCAGTAAAAAGTGGGACCCACCTGAAGATCTCAGCCATCTTGGTGAAGAGCCAAGCTAAATAGTTAAATGGTCAGAGAAGAATGTCAGTctgaaaatctgaagatgaCTATTTCACTCAAAGACAATGAACCAGTGAACCGTACGTATGTCAGTGCTACGTCCGCTTTATCAGGAGAAGAAAAGTTACAGGCATGATCTAATAGCACAAGGTTGGGTTATAAAATCAAACTCTTCATACTCCTCGCCAGTTGTTCTAAAAAAGGACAGCATGTTGAGACTGTGTATAGATTACAGAGACTTAAACAGAAAAAGCCATCCTGACCGCCAGCCCATCCCTCGTGTCTCGGACATTATGGACAGCTCCTGATTTTCCCTTTTAGACCCAGGGAAAGCATTCCACCAGGGGTTCGTGTCAGAGGAAAGCCACCCACTCACTTATCTTTGTGACACCCTAGGATTTTATATGCACCCCCTTTGGACTAATGAATGCCCCTGCAGCCTTTCAACGCTGTATGGAAGAGTGTTTAGAGGGACTGCGCGGCAACATCTGCAGTCCTTACCTGCACAACACATGGGTCTACAGAAAGACATTCAAAGATCATGTGGAGGATGTTCGAAAAGTGCTCCAGCGGTTAAAAAGACTGTGTAAAACTCAATCCCAGGAAGTGTGACATATTTAAATCTGAAGTGCGCTGCCTAGGCCGAATAATACCTGCAGTGGGGAACAGCGTTGATTCCTGCAGACTTTAAAGCAGTCAGAGCACTTAAAGATATAAAACCACAAAATGTTGGCCAGCTCAGGAAAAATCTCTTCCAGAAAAGCAAGCTGTCTGTCTGAACTGTTGAAAGCAGAGACACTGAGGACTCGCACATCAAAAAAGGGACAAGGACAAAATCAAAGAAAGCGAGTCAATTTGTGCCCTCAACAAAACAAATAGTGGACTAACAAGCATCAAAGTGCACTGGATGATCTCTAGACTGCTTGCTTCATCCACCAGCGCTAGGCTTTCCAGATTTTATACAACCATTCATACAAGGACTAGGCGCAGTACTGTTCCAAAGACAAGACATTAAACTGCGAGTTATCGCTTCTGGCTCACGGACGTTAATAGTAGCTGAAAAGAACTACcacccatgtttgttttggatttgGAGTGcacgctgtacttcctctaccctagATGCACTGCGTATAGATTTACTACatacatttggtcctgtgtttggtccggtgCGCTTCCACACCGCATACGAACCGAACtagggttcacttgcaagctAACCGAGACCCACGTTATCAGGCAGACcagagtttgcttgtttggtCTGCAAACTTTGGAGCTTTCACACTTGCCCAAACGAAGCCGACGATCCGAGGAAACAAaatctggtccgtttaaagtgGACCtaacagctctggtgtgaaagcgacctTTACAGTCAGTGTCTACACTGTTATTTACAATTATTGGATCCTAAACAACCTTTTTCAGAACAATGAATAGTGGACACCAATGGACACACACGTGTTCCCAAAGTTTTATTAAGGTTAAAGAAATATTTGAATACAAAAAAACCCAAGATGTTAACCCAAAATGTTTGTGTAAACATATACACACGTAGTATATTAAGAAACCAATAATTAGATTTCATACAGTTATACAGtgtaaaagaaaagcaaatccTTATCCTCTCAGTGCCGGTCAGTCTTTGCAGCAACATATTAATGTATAAAAGTCATTTGGTATCATTACAAAAACCTGATACAAgatgtgttttaaaaatgagGAGATTCTGGTGGGACAAGTTATTACGATTGAAATAAGACATTATAGAGTAATATTTTGTATGACAAATTGATATTAGCAGCTTGAAAAGCAGAAGAGTAAACAATTTGGCAAACTGAAATCCATATCCCCCTACAAAATATTAAAAGCACAATCATTCTGTAACATAAAGGGGGTGCAAAGATAGGGATGGATTTTTATAGCTGCTTTTTAGGTTTGTTGTTGCCACGGAGCAACCCCTGATGAGTTTCAGCTGTACTTCCGTCAATAAACAAAAAGACTGATTTACTGTGTAACCTCCACGATGAATGTGAAAAGAGGAATAAACTAAGCATCAAAATGAGTCTACATTACCGTGCATTTAtaaaagaggaaaaagcagTGGAAAGCAGCAACTAAACATTCTGCCATAAGAGATGCATCAAATTAAGGTATCTTGAATATTTGGTGTATCCAAATATTTTACAGTCAAGCCATCGTTGAGTGTTCATTGAGACCAAAATGTAACAGAAGACTGATAGAAAATAGTCAAGGTTAAACTCTTTCTTTGCTTTCCCACCttgtttgcatttatattttttgtttggCTGTAGTCGTCATCTCAGAGTGGGTAATGGCATTAAAATCAATGAGAATCTCATTCCTCTTGGGCTTGAATTGTCTGCcgacacaaagagaaacaaaacaaaatcacataTTATAAGCCTTGAGTGCACAAGCAGGAAGACATCAAACACAAATGTGATGAAGATGGAAAGTTGCACTTCAATCGCATACGTCTCCAGTGTCTGATTAGTTGTGTGGGCAGGTTGTTACCAGAATAACGTATTTGAGAAAGGAAGCAAAGAAGAATATGGACCaaaaaaatgttgtttgacAGTTATCTGTGGAGATTCTCAATCATCCATTCTCAATCAAAAGCTGTCTTCAGTTCTGAAcgagaagtggcggagatgaagatgctgaggttctccttgggagtgaccaggttggataggattagaaatgagacaataagagggacagtgaaggttagacgttttggagacaaggtcagagagaccagactttgatggtttggacatgtccagaggagagacggggactatatcggtagaaggatgctgaggatggaactgccagggaacagggctagaggtcgacccaggagaagatacatggacgtagtgaaggaggacatgagagcggctggtgttgggaaggacgatgcaaaggacagggtgaagaggagaacgCTGATTTGCTGtcgcgacccctcacgggacaaatATCGTTTttttccaatatatatatacatacaacaCCCATAACAAAACTCCAGCTTCAATATAATACACATTTGACTCATTCGAAAAGGAATAGGAAGAAGCCATGGCTCATCAAGTCCGACCCCATTCTTCACCATcaacaaatgcaaaataaataaactaaacagGCAACATAAAAATCCTCAatttaagttatttattgtgtaCACCTGGATTTTGTAAATTTAATTTCCCAATAAAGTGTGACTTATAGTCCAGTGCGacttatatgttttttttcccattacGCATTTTTTTAACAATGCAACTTATAGTCCGaaaaatactgtatatttgtttaaaaacattctagaattggaagaaaatatctgaagatggaCGACGATAAAATCTGGGAAAGACTGGTAAAATCACAAGAGTGCCAGACTGAAattcaaatgcaataaaaaaaaaaaagtttttttgcAGAGTGTGCAAGTTAATTCCTCACCTGCATTGTATGCCTGCCATATTGAGCAGTCTTCTGGAAGCTTCCATCTTAAGCTCGTCATGGTACTTATCAGAAAGATAGATAACTTCCTTAATACCTGGACAGAGAAAGGAAGGGAACATTAAGcaacacagaggacagaggtGTGTCCTCGCTTTAAAAGGGGGCATATTATGGAATAAACAATcactttttccatgtttctacacgactattttggtggttttgggtcattaccaacccaaaaacagctaaatgaaACCATTTATTCAATCCTGtctagtttgcgtagttctgtaatcgagtattgaaacacgtctggcagaaatcttgtcatttgtgatgtcacaacggaggcgaacgtgcacaagatgtgcgtgcactctccccgtgtctgtgctccgcacgtccacacacacactagctcGTGCGTGACTCGCCCCATCATTTGCAGGGAATGGACACTTTCTCCTGAACGTGTGAGCTGCCTGAATTTGTCTTTCAAAGTTTTGCTATTACCTCTGTCTCTTACTGGTTTCTTCTCATGTAATAAACACCGATTGCACAGCTATAAACAGCACTGCTGCCACCTACGGGGGGCACAGTGCATCATGACAGCACTGTAGAAATCGAATATTCAAAGGGTCACACTTGGAAAGACAAGAGAGAACGTGTCATGATTGCAATAGTTAAAATCAactgaattgtgtgtgtgtgtgtgtgtgtgtgtgtgtgtgtgtgtgtgcacgacaGTGAGTGGTGAGGAGCATGTGTCCGTTGCCATTGTCAACACTCACCTGCTTGGATGATGAGTTTGGCACACTCGTTGCAGGGGAACAAAGCCACATAGATGGTGCAGCCTTTCACATTGGCGCTGTTCTTGTTCATGATGGCATTCAGCTCTGCGTGGCACACTGTGGACAGAGCATCAAGAGACAAAAGAAGGTGCTTTGTGTCCATTTGTACACTTTATGcgtgttaaaaagaaaaacacggaagatgagggagaagtgtaaaataaagcctcgattcaaaaatatttttaatacgTCCTGAGATTATTCGCGTCATTGCGCCGTGTGTGAACTGTGTCTCCCCCTTTTGCTTCCGTTTCTGAGAgagctgtgtgagacagacaagagggacgctgtcctgcagcatctatttgctgttttgaccaaagactgtcatagatatttcatacaagtgtctgggaactgcgttaacgtGTAGaaaaaaagggtagaatatgggacctttaagtaatgaaggaaaaaaaaatgtatttgttaaaatgtaatatgatAATAATAGTTGTGTATACATTCTTACCATAAGGGTATTTAGTATCAAGCCACTCCTCTGCAGATCGGGACCATGGAAGCAGGTCATCATCACAGCCATTGGGCATACCATTGTATCCAATGCCAACTATTTTATTCTCTTCGTTGACAATGCACGCCCCAACCTTCAGACACAAAGACAGGGAAAGACACtttcacaaaaatattttatgcaaagtggtaacacacacacacacacacacacacacacacacacacacacagacaaaaaagaTTAGTTACAACATTTTGCCTAATCTTCAGCAGAAAATAAATTTTGAACTGATGGATCTGTGGCTCActttctgtttgcttgtttcacgGTTTTGTTGTTTGCTATTAACCACTGAAAATCATTCACACTTTGTTCATTTCCCACGTAAATTTAAAAGCCGCTTGTAATATTCACTGTTGGCATATTATTTGCATCAATTTCACAGCTTTGTTGGGCAGTTTCCTTTAGTACTGTTAACACCCATTCCAACATGCCTTCAAttcctttccacattcattCCCACCTCTCTGGACAGGCAACCCGTTTACGGATAAAAgctgttggaaaatgaatgaatgggtaAAGTCCTTGCATGAAAACACACCTGTGAGTTTGGGTCTTTGCTCCTTTGGGCTGAGAGAAAGGCCACAGCCATGAAGTACTCAGGCCATTCCAGGTAGTCTTCTCTTTTCCTGGTTGTGCTGCTTGACATAAGACAGCAAGAATGTCAAGTGTTGACTAGGCATACGGAGATTCAAACATGTAGCAGCCTAAAAAAAGGACCTAAAAACAGAAACCGAGACAACTGTGGGAGACAAATTGTTCATCAGTTGAATAAGAatcccccctaaaataggcctaacgacgccactgcaTAAAAGGAtccaatatgcactatcatgcaaaaataTCTTCCGGGtctgatctgatccagaataaggtcaggaaaataaatattacattttaacattgaaaatcccatttatgaattcaacaatcagtttaaaatacacatcaattccgattcacttttactttcatggttggtgtatgaagataccaagaaaagATCAATTGATAACCTTTTCATGGATTAATCTGATCCAGGTCTTTGGCTGCACCAAAACATTACGCGCGCACACTTTTATCGAGATTTACTTGAAGTCGTCTATTAAATTAAGGGGTTAACCAAGTTACAACTGAAATTGTAACTTGGTTAAACATGGGAATTGACCCTACTTTCCTGATTGTCGTGCATAACAAGTTTGCTCGACATGACCCAAACTGGCCTCTGTGATTCTTCGTGCGTAAAAGTGACAGTTCACTACCTTTCAGGGCGAGCGGACGCTTCTGCAGGGATCGGCGGATTATTGTTTTCCATAATCTCCCAAAAGCGCTCGTTTCCCGATGTTTACCTCCTTTTATCCGAATTCAAATGACCGAATAGCCAGAAGTGATAACGAACCACGGCGACGAACTCCGCCAGCAATGAATTAAGGGACCGGAAGGAGGTGTGCAAGCATGTTAATTTGCCCCGACGTTTGCCTTCCAGGACACAATCTGACGGCCTCCCTTCCGTTCCTGACTCGCAACAATCATAATGATAACAATGGGTTTAAACATTTGTTGAGTAATGCTTCCGAGATAATTTAACACgtattttttaaaaaggttcCGACGTACCAGGCAAAGTCTATTCTAGTCTCAGGGTAAATATTTATCCATTTTAAACCTGCCCGAGCGTTTAAGTATGCAGATAAATTAGTTCATTTTCATGcaatcaaagaaaaaataatgatgttgatagataataatagtCTTGTTTGCAAAATCTTTTaaaattgcaaatccattatttttgtttgattgcataaaaataaacgaATTTCTCTCCATATTTAAGTGCCCTAAACCTTTTGACTACCGGTATTTATATTCTAAACATTGTGATATGCAGAAGATATCGATTTTATATGTGATAACAGTTTTGGGGACAGAGCTGTCCCCTGCCAGACCCAGAAATTATATCGAACAGTGTAGATTTATAATTTCCTGTTTGTACAGCCTGTTGTCTGTTTTCAATGTGACTCTTCAGACATTATTTAAAATACCAGTCCCCTAATGCCACACTTCTATTGTTTTTAGTAATATGCTGTATTTAAAGGTATCAgaagaatttaaaaaagaaagaaataaacaaatactcCAACTAGATACTGCTTGTTGCCAGTGCTATTGTCCTTTTTTCTGTTAATTTTTAATTATACTGGCTGTCTGTAAGTAAATTATAATTACCGGTACCTCTGCTGAGGATGTCAAAATACCATACCGGTATAACCACTGTGTTTTAGTTGCTTCCCTAAAAGACACTGTGAAATAGAATACAAGACAAGATGCAGTATTCACTGTTTCCATCAGAtttagtttggggggggggggggggtgtttaatTATGATGGAGTATATATGCAGATGTgcttaaaataaatctaattctGTGTTTAAGCCTATGAGATTTTCAGGGACTAGGTAGGCTATTGTACATTTCTTATATTCGGTCAGTGATATAGTGAGTTGCCTAACATTAAGTAGGACGCGGACTGTCATGCTTTTGGTGCAGTTTACAGGCCGACCACTAGGGGCGCGCTCGTTTCGTGACCACAAAAGTTTCActatctttgtttgttttgcactgaGCATGAGGGACGGTGACATGTTCCCTCGTTAGTAGCCCTTTTTGACGGAGTGTGCGTCCATGAGACAGGTGCGTGTATTATATGTTAATAAAGAGGTTTGGCACAAGTAATATGTTACGACGGTGTTATGGCCAATGCTTTCCTCGGTTGAGCATCGTTAGCAACTAGGCTATTGCTAGGCTAGGCCTCGTTTCTGGTGctctgtatttattgtattactctttatttgttttatattgcCTGATATAACCAGAGCGGTCACTCTACgttttgtgtcatgtttgtatATTCCTGTATTTTTTACGTCCACTGGGTCCTATTCCTAATGAGCGTAGTAGTAGTGAAGGCTTTGAGGCCTATCTAGGGCCATCGATCCATCCATTTCCGTCCGcatttccgctttgcgggtcacgggggtctctggagcctatcccagcttgctatgggcgagaggcggggtaaacCCACAATGCAATGCGAGCTCATCGCGGGGCAGACAACCACTCAAACGCTACGGAGAATTTTGAGtaaacaattcacctaaattgcatgtttttggaggtgggaggattACCTAAAGTGTTTCaccttttaaatgtatttttttttatttagtataCAATTAAGTGATTATTTTGCGTACCGCTAGAGGGAGCCAGTGTATTAGTGGTACGGGTACCAGTGTGAGAGAGGCTGATCTGAGGTCTGAAAGTCAGCCACTGTGTCCTTTTGCTCTGCCATTAAATCACTGACAGGCCAGCCAAGcctatggctccgccccctgctgtatTGAAAGCGCCTGTTTATCTTGGCTGGACATGGAGATGAGAAAAGAagtgctgcaggttttccttccagccggtcactcaagcaggtgattttaatagACAGCACCTCCTTCAAtgtgagagaaggaactcattagtgagatcagctgctggagagatggttggaaagaacgTTAAGCAAAGTAGCCCAGTATGGCTTTACTTCAAAAAACCTGATAGAACCAGTACGTCTCCGAGTTACATAGTTGGTCGAGTGgttcgtccagtgatcagtgggtcggtggttcgaatcccagtgggcctggcagcgccttgcatggcacagtttcccactggagtgtgaatgagtgtgtgaatgtgaggctttgtaaagcactttgggcaCCACAAAGGTGCAGAAAGTgctataagtgcagtccatttaacATTTACccgtatatgtatttatatatatatgtgtgtgtgtagaaataTCTAAACATGCACATCCAGCAGACGACGTCAGTGGTTTTACTGTGATGCATTgatgaaatgtaatcatctaaGGGATCTGCTTCATTTTTCTGTCGCTGTGCTCCCACACAGATGGGTCAAACACTCTGGAGACAACAATTGCAGCTTCAAGAAGAGCTTGTAGACCAAATAGCTGACCGTGGAGGACAGAGACGAGAACAAGGTGGGACCGTCAATACCAATTTAGACTCTAATGCGGCCTCGCGGTATTACGGGTAGTGCGTTTAGCAAGGAGCTAACCTAGCGTTGTCAGTTTCTCAAGCTCGGGTAAATGCAGAgcgttgcgtcaggaatggcatccggtgtaaaggTTTGCCACCAGGAATTATGCAAATCATTGTGAATAAGAAAGTCACACCGGattggtcgaggcccgggttaacaacggcCGCCAGCGGCGTTGTTAACGGCGAGGCGCTGACAGAGGCCAGTCGTGTGCtcggaagatggaagaagtatttagaggaattagtGAACGCAATCTAAAGGAGTTCGAGGTGGATGCAGGCAGCTTGCACTTACGGAAAGTGTGAGTCGTGGTAAAATGCAAGATTCTACAGCgattgaggaagaggatgattcCAGCAGTCATGGAGCTGAGGAGTCGGGCGCTGCCGAGGCGACGTGAACAAGCGGTGACCCACGGGTCAAGAGACGGGTCGGACTCTGAGGATTATAATGAGCCCAACCCGGATCCATCAGCTGAATGGTTGCCGTCTGGGTCGCCCCAAAAGCGGCCGTGATTCGTCCCCCGATGGACCAGACGCGAAAGAGATTCATAGAGGTAAGAATTTTTGAATGAAACGTTTTTATTCGTTTCAGTTCTCACAAGGAACCAAGAACAAattgtttttacagtgtttgaACCGGACCGTAGGTTGACGCCTCCGAACCGCGGTGCACGGAGACGCCCGTCTCAGCGCCTGGTTCTTATTGCTCAGCTCAAAGATCGCCAAATtccatgccccgcccccccatgtCATATGAACGCCATGTCTTTTCCCCCACTCACTCATTCTGTGACATCAGATACCATCGTGATGTGGAGGAACTTTCAATTCACAGATGATTTTTCAATCTGCAGGTCGAGCATCGAGCACCAGGAAGCTGCGGCGACTTCCTCGAGCTCTTCCTCACCAGCAAGCCGCTGCGGATCGTCTGTGACCAGAGCAACCTCGATGCTGCACATACAGACTCCGTAGTTTACTCTGGCCCCCTGCCCAATCTGAccagtttatttaaaacagaaacaattcATAGTGACGAACGTTTGCATGTAAATATGCAAGATTATAGCCAacggctaatttccatcttcagtcaacattaaataaaaatcaatcaataaaacaggACAGTCATAATAAATGATGTTGACTTTGTGTTCTGTATCCTAACGGTGCGATCTTTCAGATATGTATGATTGAATCTAATTCAGAGTACTAAACTAGACTTTGATCAACAGAATCTGGTGATTTATGGTGTGGCTGAGACTTTGACTGTCTTTGATTGAGACTATGAAGTAATCGTTCAAAGTTGCTGCGATGTCCCTTGTATCATGCATGACTTCCTCCTCTAGCTGTAGCTCCCTAATTTCTCTGTGCACTATACTGTTTCCCGTCAGTTTCTTAATATTTGTCCAAAACTCCTTAGCATTTCCTCTTGCAGTACTaattatatgaataaaaaaaaaattgtcaatCAAATGTTCTTTTCCACTTTATTTCTAAGGGAAGTAAATCTCTGTCTATCATTCACCCTTTTTGTTTTAAGTGATATTTTAAGAGCATGATCTCGTTCCTTCAGTAATGTTCGTAAGGCTTCGTTCAACCACCGGAGGTGATTCTCTTTTGATGGTTTAACTTTCATTTTTCTAGTAAATGCAGACACACTGTATCTTGGATACCAGGCATGAATACATCACAGTTGCCACTAACATGGTAATGGGTGAGATAATTATCCCAGTTGGTATTATTTAGCGCCTGTGTCAAATTAGGAATCTCCCTCCTCGGTACGCTCATCTGCGctgatattattttattagtaGGTGAGGGTAAGAAGATCGACTGGgaaatggagagctttgcctttcggttccgctccctcttcaccatgacagctaaatatatatataaaaaacaactaCAAAATCCTTCTGTTTACTTTAAAGGCCATTCATAACATCGCCTATAATAGGTTTCTCATATAATATGCAAGTTTCACTTTTTGAATGGCATTCCTgaaataaatcatctttttcatgatattctaattataTGACCAGCAGCTGAATATACGGACATCAATTCCTCTGCCAGCTTTCTATCAACACATTGTAAATAATCTTGTTGCCATTAactatatatattctttttttttattattctcttttAGGGAGAGATCATCAAAGAGCTCCCCAACACTGTTCTGGCCCTGACATCTATCATCTGCTGAGAGCGCGGATAGGaggtatgaacacacacatgctgagcTCTGTGTCAACACATTGTAACTaaccttgttgttgttatgccatttaaatatacacTTGATTTGTTTCTTGTGGGGGTTATATGATCGCCGACGTGGgtttttgtctgttagcaagataacttgaAACGTTACGGACGgataaaaatgtgttgattattgatcaatgtttatagaatttgacacagtcatgcagagTGGGatcctctatcttaccaccgaaattcatctggatcggatccaggaTGGGATCATCCCGTCCGAAATGAGAATACTTGTCCCAAAAATATGTCGGTGGCAAGAGGACGGTTTTGCGCATGTCCTTAGTGAATATCAGATTTGTCAGAGGAGCAGCCGTTGTACagttgaaatattttttgtaaattaatgtgttattacaacatcaaaagcaCTTTCTCAGTGTCGTTATTGTTTTCTATTCAGTgtctgcatagtcatagtacataatattctgtgggtctttaAATATAGGGCAAAACCAGCGAATACGGctggtactgagcgtatggctgAGCCGACAA includes the following:
- the dctd gene encoding deoxycytidylate deaminase, with product MENNNPPIPAEASARPESSTTRKREDYLEWPEYFMAVAFLSAQRSKDPNSQVGACIVNEENKIVGIGYNGMPNGCDDDLLPWSRSAEEWLDTKYPYVCHAELNAIMNKNSANVKGCTIYVALFPCNECAKLIIQAGIKEVIYLSDKYHDELKMEASRRLLNMAGIQCRQFKPKRNEILIDFNAITHSEMTTTAKQKI